A genomic window from Serratia liquefaciens includes:
- a CDS encoding YhbP family protein: MTDEHQSIVHFLSKQHVLTLCAGNGMDMWCANCFYVFDAERMALWLMTETHTRHGELMLHNASVVGTIAPKPKTIALIRGIQYRAQATMLNGEQEALARARYCKRFPIAKMMKAPVWQLDLQEVKMTDNTLGFGKKLHWARV, translated from the coding sequence ATGACCGACGAGCATCAATCTATAGTGCACTTCCTCAGCAAGCAGCACGTACTGACGCTGTGCGCGGGAAACGGTATGGACATGTGGTGCGCCAACTGTTTCTACGTGTTTGATGCCGAGCGTATGGCGCTGTGGCTGATGACCGAAACCCACACACGCCACGGCGAGCTGATGCTGCACAACGCCAGCGTGGTGGGCACCATAGCGCCGAAACCGAAGACCATCGCCTTGATCCGCGGCATTCAGTATCGGGCGCAAGCGACGATGCTGAACGGTGAGCAGGAGGCGCTGGCACGGGCACGTTACTGTAAGCGTTTCCCGATAGCCAAAATGATGAAGGCGCCGGTCTGGCAGTTGGATCTGCAGGAGGTGAAGATGACGGACAACACCCTCGGTTTCGGTAAAAAGCTTCACTGGGCGCGGGTCTGA
- the speFL gene encoding leader peptide SpeFL, which produces MENNNRKMAHIRRTTHIMMMAHRSCFSFAFFNFR; this is translated from the coding sequence ATGGAAAACAACAACCGAAAAATGGCGCATATCAGGCGCACTACCCATATTATGATGATGGCTCATCGTAGCTGCTTTAGCTTCGCCTTCTTTAACTTCAGATAA